In Flavobacterium luteolum, the DNA window GTATATTTTCAAAAGGAACTTGATCCGGGATCCAGTGTAACAGGCACCAGCTTTTATTCTGCTTATGGTTTATGGGAAGACAGGGATATTTACAAATCCAAAAAAGGATTAGACTGGCAGGAGCAACTTTACGGCAACACAGGTGTTCAGACCCATACTGATATGGGGTTGACAGGTGGAGATTCAAAATTGCAGTACAAAGTAAATTACACACATGATCAGGAAGATTTTATCATGGTCAACTCAGCTTACAAAAGAGATTATGTGAGTTTTAAACTGAACAAAGAACTGAGTTCTAAATTCCGTTTTGATTTCAACTCTCGTTTTTCCAATACCATAATTACGGGACCAAGTGTTTCTAATGGAGGAAAACTGAAAGACGGTATTAAATATGCTCCTGTAAGAAGTTTGACTTATCTGGATCCTGCATTAGCTTTAGGCGGTACAGACAATATCACTTCAGCGGAAGCTTTGAGTAGTTTAAATGATCCTATTTACAATATTACCAACGAGTACAAAGAGCAGAACAATCTTAACCTGACGATGAACGGAGGTTTGACGTGGAAACCTATGAAAGGACTTTCTATAGTTACACAAGGTAGTTATGCAGTAAATAGAAATTATACAGATAATATCTGGCTTCGAAATACAGGAGAGGCAAGTGCAAACGGAGGTCAGCCGGTAGCCAAACGTCAGGATGTAAAAGGAGCAGACTGGTCGATTCAAAATACCTTAAGCTATGACAGATCATTTAATAAATCAGTGCACAAGTTCAACTTTTTGCTTGGACAGGAAGCTAGAAGTTCTCAGGTAAATGAAACTTTAGTTCAGTCTAAATTTTTTCCTTCCGATTTTGGCGCCAGTGATGTTTTGGCAATGTGGAATTATGGTACACCTCTTCCAACTTATACCACGATTGGAGAACCAACCCGAACTTCTTCTTATTTCGGACGTGTTAATTATACGTTCCGTGATAAATACATTTTTAGTTTTACTTCTCGTTTCGATGGTAAAAACGTTTTTGCTCCCGATAACCGTTGGGGATATTTCCCGGGAGCAGCATTCGCCTGGCGTATGTCTGATGAGAAATTCATGGAAAAGACCAAAAGTTGGTTATCCGATGCTAAATTTCGTTTAAGCTACGGAGAAGTTGGAAATGCCCGTGTAGGATCTTACTGGCGCCAGGATTATAGTTTTGAAACTACAGCCAATCGTCTTATTTATGTAAATGAAGTAGGGCAAAGTTCATTAAAACCTTCCAATACTTTAAAGAACGAAAACCTTACCTGGGAAACAACTGTTTCTACGAATTTAGGATTGGATCTTGGATTTTTTAATCAAAGATTAACCATAAATATTGATGCTTATAAAATTGATACCAACGATTTGATATTAGCGGTAGCTTTACCTTCTAACTCAGGTTATGTTTCACAGTACCAAAATATAGGAAGTACTTCTAATAAAGGAATCGAATTTACAGTAAACGGAAATATCGTTGAAACTTCTCAGTTTAGATTATCGGCCAACTTTAATATTGCCTTTAATAAAAATGTTGTAAAAAGCTTAGATGGTTCTAATGAAATGATTGCAGCATCGAACTGGGCACCTAATGTTGGACGTGACGATTATAGAGTTCGTGTAGGACAACCAGTTGGTTTGATGTATGGTTATGTATCTGACGGAATGTACACATTCGATGATTTTAATTTCGATACTGTACAGAAAAAATGGATTCTAAAAGATGGTGTTGCCGATGCCTCAAAAGTAATTACCACCTCAGGAAATTATTTTGGACCTGGACACATGAAACTGAAAAAACTAAGCGGTACAGGAAACGTAATTAATCCGGATGAAGACCGAAAAGTTATTGGACGCGCACAGCCAAAACATACTGGAGGTTTTGCTCTTAGCGGTGCCTTTAAAGGCTTAGATTTTTCAGCGTTGTTTAACTGGTCTTATGGAAATGATATTTATAATGCTAATAAAATAGATAATTCGACTTTTAGTGGTTCTAAACGTTACAACAACGCCAATGCATTGATGAGTCTGGAAAATCGTTTTACGACTATTGATCCGGTTACCGGAAATAATATCATGTTTGGTAACGATGCAAATCCGCAGCTGTTGCAGGAAATAAACCAAGGTGCAAGTATCTGGCACCCTTTGTCCAACTCTACCATTATTACAGACTGGGCTATTGAGGACGGTTCGTTTCTTCGCTTAGGAAATCTTACTATTGGTTATACACTTCCTGAAAGTATTGCCAAAGGAAAATTTATTCAAAAAGTAAGATGTTATGTGTCGGGTAATAACCTAAAAGTTTGGACCCGTTATTCAGGACAGGATCCGGAGGTAAGCACTAACAATTCTCCTTTAACACCCGGACTTGACTGGTCAGCTTATCCAAAAGCAAGAACCATATTGTTTGGTGCCAATTTAACTTTCTAATCGTTTATTATCATGAAAAAATATATTTATACTGCATTTGTGCTCCTTGCT includes these proteins:
- a CDS encoding SusC/RagA family TonB-linked outer membrane protein; translation: MKKNLSKNHFGMVKKVRNKAALLSAVVLLFDFSANANTNPNSSTVTRFDFSRSSKNYNHFPFDLFPSLQNEITVKGKVVDEKGLGIPGVSIVLKGTKKATMTDIDGSFVFEKVPSEGTLTFSFIGMETQHIAVGGRSSFNVTMKDSSTNLDEVVVIGYGTAKRKDLTGSVASVNMKDLKDIPATSALQAIAGRLAGVNVTITEGSPDAQINVRVRGGSSITQDNSPLYIVDGFQVNTINDIPPGDIETIDVLKDASSTAIYGSQGANGVVLITTKSGKKGKTEITVNAYTGLKKTYKLTDVLSPYEYVYFQKELDPGSSVTGTSFYSAYGLWEDRDIYKSKKGLDWQEQLYGNTGVQTHTDMGLTGGDSKLQYKVNYTHDQEDFIMVNSAYKRDYVSFKLNKELSSKFRFDFNSRFSNTIITGPSVSNGGKLKDGIKYAPVRSLTYLDPALALGGTDNITSAEALSSLNDPIYNITNEYKEQNNLNLTMNGGLTWKPMKGLSIVTQGSYAVNRNYTDNIWLRNTGEASANGGQPVAKRQDVKGADWSIQNTLSYDRSFNKSVHKFNFLLGQEARSSQVNETLVQSKFFPSDFGASDVLAMWNYGTPLPTYTTIGEPTRTSSYFGRVNYTFRDKYIFSFTSRFDGKNVFAPDNRWGYFPGAAFAWRMSDEKFMEKTKSWLSDAKFRLSYGEVGNARVGSYWRQDYSFETTANRLIYVNEVGQSSLKPSNTLKNENLTWETTVSTNLGLDLGFFNQRLTINIDAYKIDTNDLILAVALPSNSGYVSQYQNIGSTSNKGIEFTVNGNIVETSQFRLSANFNIAFNKNVVKSLDGSNEMIAASNWAPNVGRDDYRVRVGQPVGLMYGYVSDGMYTFDDFNFDTVQKKWILKDGVADASKVITTSGNYFGPGHMKLKKLSGTGNVINPDEDRKVIGRAQPKHTGGFALSGAFKGLDFSALFNWSYGNDIYNANKIDNSTFSGSKRYNNANALMSLENRFTTIDPVTGNNIMFGNDANPQLLQEINQGASIWHPLSNSTIITDWAIEDGSFLRLGNLTIGYTLPESIAKGKFIQKVRCYVSGNNLKVWTRYSGQDPEVSTNNSPLTPGLDWSAYPKARTILFGANLTF